From the genome of Monomorium pharaonis isolate MP-MQ-018 chromosome 2, ASM1337386v2, whole genome shotgun sequence, one region includes:
- the LOC105830051 gene encoding LOW QUALITY PROTEIN: eukaryotic translation initiation factor 5B (The sequence of the model RefSeq protein was modified relative to this genomic sequence to represent the inferred CDS: deleted 4 bases in 2 codons) — protein sequence MRLEAFSRRRRSNRGEFVRLFSSSGSCYPAPFPRGCGIRCFSASQGASTYIYRFKPSVSLDMTEQMAENNTDGVVDKDNEERLYLNTVVSDDENWALERSEEYEEDERKEEQEGEEGVYEMDEFFTRDEKYEREKERYEERSHEDEEAEGEGDAPPDDTTTVSTAEKPEEEVQQDVVGPDHVLAEIPVEVRINLSFCVILPVELLCLTTFVIF from the exons ATGCGGCTCGAGGCCTTCTCGCGAAGACGTCGATCCAACCGCGGTGAATTCGTTCGACTGTTTTCATCGTCTGGCAGCTGTTATCCAGCCCCGTTTCCCCGTGGCTGTGGCATTCGTTGCTTC TCCGCGTCCCAGGGCGCGAGTACTTACATTTATCGATTTAAACCGAGTGTC AGTCTCGATATGACGGAGCAAATGGCGGAGAACAACACGGACGGAGTCGTCGACAAG GACAACGAGGAAAGGTTATACCTGAATACTGTGGTTAGCGACGATGAAAATTGGGCACTGGAGAGATCGGAGGAATACGAAGAAGACGAGAGAAAAGAGGAGCAAGAAGGTGAGGAAGGCGTTTACGAAATGGATGAGTTTTTTACTCGGGACGAGAAATATGAGCGCGAGAAGGAAAGATATGAAGAGCGAAGTCACGAAGATGAGGAAGCAGAAGGAGAAGGAGACGCACCGCCCGATGATACTACGACAGTCTCAACAGCAGAGAAGCCCGAAGAGGAAGTGCAGCAAGATGTGGTGGGGCCCGATCACGTGCTCGCTGAGATACCAGTTGAGGTTCGCATAAACTTGTCATTCTGCGTCATTCTGCCCGTGGAATTACTGTGCCTCACGACCTTCGTAATATTCTGA